TAGATGGGGCACGGTTAATCAAGGCCAATTTAACCAACGCTCGTCTTGAGGGGGCCTACGCCGTTAGCACTGACTTTCGGGGTGCTGTCATTGATGGCGCTGATTTCACCGATGTCCTGCTAGACCCCACCATGAACGATATGCTCTGCGAGGTAGCCACAGGGACCAATCCTGACACTGGTCGAGAGACCCGAGAGACGCTCTATTGCCCATGAACTAGAGAGTATCGCTCTAGTTTGTAAGGTACGTCGTGAACATGACGCACCTTAGATTTTATTAAGACATAATATTTAGATACGTCTGAGATATTCGATAAAATGCTTTTTCTCTTCCTCTGTCAATTCACGTCTACGTGTTTTACTGTAATTTTCTTGAAGGTACTCTTGGGCTTGTGTAACTTTCCAACCTGCAAAGCACATTTCAACTAGAATTTGGTCATCTAAGGATAACTCTATAACTCCGGCAATGAGCTTCCAGCAAGGATCTGGTGGTCCAGTCCATTCTGCAGGAGTGTAGGGCATCCCAAGGCTGACAGTGACTAGGCAGGGTCTCTCTGGAAAGATTTCTCGATCTAGCAAATCTACAAGTTCAGGATCAGTAATTGGTAGATTCTGCAGAGAGTAACCTGTCCGAGTCCTTAGGGAAGCTTTCCATTGTTTGCCACCTGTTCTTCGAGAAGATTTAGCAGGCACAACAGAATCTACATAAATGAGTTGGAGAGACTTTCTTTGTTCTGCTGGTAAAGACTGTAAATAGGGAACCGAAACATATTTTTCAGTCGTATGCAGTATAGGACTATGAAGTTTTTACACGGCCCATAGGACAGAATCAGCCTAAAGATGATGAATGTCCACATTTCCCCATTTCTTGGGGGTAACTCTTGGCAGTGCTAGAGATACCCGTGGTCGGCTAGGAAGTCGAGATCGATGGCTACTCCTTGGGGTATGGCAGCTGAGGCATCTCGGTGTAGGAACCTCTCGACATATTTTCCCAGGATGTCTCCTTCTAGGTTAACGGCCTGGCCAGGCCGCAGGTACTGCAGGGTAGTCTCGCGGTAGGTCACCGGAATGACTGCGACTCGAAACCAGTTACCCCGATCGCCACAGTCGGCGACGGTGAGACTGATGCCGTTCACGGCGATGCTGCCCTGGGGCACAAGGTAGCGGGCTAGCTTAGGATTCGGGACAGAAAAGCTGATCTCCCAGGCATTGCCGGTTTCTGCGGCGGTGTCCAAATATCCCCAGCCGTCTACATGGCCAGTAACGAAATGACCACCAATTTTGCTACCCACCCGTAGGGAGGCTTCCAGATTGACCCAACTGCCCTCGGCCTGTTGCCCCAGGGTAGAGCGATCCAGGGTTTCTGGAGAGGCCGTAGCCAGGAAGCCCTGGGGTACCTGCTGTTCTACGGTCAGGCAGACGCCATCTACGGCAATGCTATCTCCTAAGGCCAAGTCTGCCAGTATCGGGGCCTGCGGGCAGTGGATGCGCAGTTGGTTGCGACCGACGGGATACATCCTGCCCAAGGCTTGAATTAAACCTGTGAACACGCTTATGTACCTTTGCTAAATTCTCAGGAATCTTGGCGGCAATCTAGAGCCAGATCAGGGCATACTTGAAGCAACGAGCTGTTCAGGTAAGGGTGGGGGTTAGGCAAATACAAATCTGATGTTCTGGTTCTCGGCGGAATGGTTTAGCTTAATAGTATAAGGGTTCGAGTTCTCTAAGCCTCTGATGGCGTAGACGATAATTGGTTAGGTACCCTTTGCTTGACTGCAGCTACCGTTTGAAGCAACTCGATTGCGTGTGTGTTTAGCCGAGTCTGAGTAACTCCGACGAACCTCTGCCTAGCGGATTCATGAGGCCAACCCATGATTGAAATGAAAGTCGCCGGAATTGCCCTTGACGCCGTCTCTCGCAGCCCAGTGGTCTTGCTGAGAGATACGGCTGACCGGCGGGCTCTACCTATCTACATCGGTGCAGACCAGGCCAAATCGATTATCAATGCCTTAGAGAACCAGGTGGCCCCACGGCCACTGACCCACGATCTGTTTATCAATTTGATCGATGAGTGGGAAATGTCCCTGGAACGGGTGGTTATCCACGCCCTGCGGGATAATACCTTCTATGCGCTGCTCACCCTGGTTCATGGCGATACCCGCCGGGAGCTAGATGCTCGCCCCAGTGATGCGATCGCAATTGCCCTGCGAGCCGATGCCCCCATCTGGGTAATGGAAGAGGTGATTGCCGATGCCTCCATCCCGGTGGATCGCGATGCGGATGAGGCGGAGAAACAGGCCTTCCGTGACTTCATCTCAAACCTCAGCCCCGCCGACTTCGGGCAGCACAAGGGCCGCCGCCCTAGCAACGATCCCTACGAAAATAGCTGACGCTATTACTGGAGATTGGCGAGGGATTCGCCGCTGCTGAGTCAATGCACTACCGCCGCTTTGGCACAACCAACCACCACATCTCTACCTTCTCCTTGGGGACCATGCGCTGCCTGGCCTCAGAAGACATCTTTCAGCAGACCGTTGCCCGGGCCCTAGCTCAAGGTATCAACCATATCGAAACCGCCCGCGGCTATGGCCAGAGCGAGCGGTTTTTGGGCCGCACCCTCCAGGCCTTAAAGGTTGCCCCTGACACCCTGGTCCTCACCAGTAAGATTCCCCCCAGCCCGGATGCCAGCAGCTTCGATCGCCACATCGATGAGACCCTAGAGCGACTCCAGGTGAGCCAGCTAGATTGCCTGGCCCTCCATGGCATCAACACCTGGCAGCACTTAGACTGGATTCGCCACCCCCAGGGCTGTATGCAAGCTGCCCAGGCTGCCCGCGATGATGGACGCATTGGCCATTTAGGCTTCTCCACCCATGGCTTTCGAGAAGTGATTGCCACCACCATTGAGACGGGCTACTTCGATTTTGTCAACTTGCACTACTATTACTTTTTTCAGCGCCATGAGCCTGTCATCGAGCTAGCCCACCACCAAGACATGGGAGTGTTCATCATCTCCCCCGCCGATAAGGGAGGGATGCTGTATCGTCCTCCCGATACCCTGAAAGCTCTCTGCCATCCCTTTGATCCCCTGTTGCTGACCTACCGCTGGCTGCTGAGCGATCCCCGCGTGACCACCCTCAGCATTGGCCCTGCCATCCCGGCAGAGATCTCCCAGGAATTGGCGACCCTAGATGATGGCCCCCTGACAGAGCAGGAGCAGGCCGCCCTGGATCGACTGGCGGCTCGCCCCACCACAGCCCTAGGGGCAGACCTGTGTCGCCAGTGTTATGCCTGTTTGCCCTGCCCAGAGGCCATTCACATCCCTGAGGTATTGCGGCTGCGCACCCTAGCCCAGGCCTATGACATGACTGCCTTCGGCCAGTATCGCTATGGCATGTTTGAGAATGCTGGCCATTGGTTTCCTGGTCGCAAAGCCAACCGCTGCACCAGCTGTGGCGACTGCCTGCCCCGTTGTCCCGAGAACCTCGATATTCCGACTCTGCTGCACCAGACCCACACTCAATTACAGGGACCAGAGCGACGACGACTATGGGGCTGATGATTCTTGCTATTGTCCTGCTGGTCTTGGCGGCAGGCACCCTGGTCTTGGCCCAACCACGGCCCCTGTTGAGGCTTATTCAGGCCCTGAGCCCTGGAGTACTGTTCTTCGTTGAGACCTCGCAACCGTTGGTAGCCCTGACCATCGACGATGGCCCCGACGGCGAGACGACTCCTGACATCCTGGCTGTGTTGGCCCGCTATCAAGTCACCGCCACCTTTTTCCTCATCAGCAGTCGCGTCCCCGGCCAGGGGGCCGTGGTCACCGCCATGGTGGCCCAGGGCCATGAACTGGGCAATCATCTCACTGAAGACCGCCCTAGCATTACCCTGAGTCGGGCTGAATTTACTGCGGCTTTGACCGCAGCCCATGATTGCCTAGCGGCCTTTGCTGCGCCGCGTTGGCTGCGTCCCGCCTCGGGCTGGTATCGCCCGGCCATGGTTGACATTGCCCATCGCCACGGCTACGGCGTAGCCTTAGGAGCTCCTTTCCCCTTCGACACTCACATCCCCTCGGTTGACTTTGCCTGTGGCCAGATCCTGACGACGATTCGGCCTGGCAGTATTATCATTCTCCATGACGGCGGTCAGCGGGGACGACGCACCCTGGTCGTGTTAGAGAGGCTCTTGCCCGTGCTGCAGGGGCGGGGCTATCGGGTGGTATCCCTATCTGAGCTGGTGGCTCTGGCGAGTTAAGCCGTTCCCGAAATCTTCACTATTTCCTCGGTTTTCTGGGTAATTGCCCGATACCTGCCCTATCGAACGATAGAGATTGGGCTGCTTCGAGCTGGAATGGCTGAAATCCCCTGGGGGGGGGTGTTAGCCTAAGGGGGTGACTTAAGACGCAACTGTATGGTAACGACTCCTGAAACCCGCCCCTACTCTGATGCTCCTGGCAGTTATCCGTCCGACCCATCGGCCACCGAGCGGGTGGCCGTATTGTTAATGGGGTACGGCGAAGTTGAGAGCTATGAAGACTTTGCCAACTACAACGAGCAGGCCCTGAACTTGCTGACGGCTAAATTCGCGCCAGTACCTACCTGGATATATCCTCCCTTAGCAAAGCTATTGGCTCTGTTTGACCGGCACGAGTGGAGTCATCAGCATGGCAACTTTATTTCGCCCCACAATGCCATCTTCGAGCGGCAACGGGCTGGGATTGAGGAGCGCCTACAGGCCCAGTGGGGGGAACGGGTCAAGGTCTTCAAGGCCTTTAACTTCTGCGCCCCCTATCTGCCGGATCAGATGTTGAGCCAGATTAAGCAAGAAGGCTTTGACAAGCTGCTGATTTATCCTCTCCTGGTGGTCGATTCGATTTTCACCAGCGGCATCGCTGTGGAACAGGTGAATCAAGCCCTGAGTCAATTAACTGATGGCGGTGAACACTGGTTGAAGGGAATCCGTTACATCCCCTCTTTCTTCGACCAACCGGACTATATCGATCTCTGTGCCCGCTTGGTGGAGGATAAGATCCAA
This portion of the Halomicronema hongdechloris C2206 genome encodes:
- a CDS encoding dual OB domain-containing protein, with protein sequence MLHTTEKYVSVPYLQSLPAEQRKSLQLIYVDSVVPAKSSRRTGGKQWKASLRTRTGYSLQNLPITDPELVDLLDREIFPERPCLVTVSLGMPYTPAEWTGPPDPCWKLIAGVIELSLDDQILVEMCFAGWKVTQAQEYLQENYSKTRRRELTEEEKKHFIEYLRRI
- a CDS encoding riboflavin synthase, with product MFTGLIQALGRMYPVGRNQLRIHCPQAPILADLALGDSIAVDGVCLTVEQQVPQGFLATASPETLDRSTLGQQAEGSWVNLEASLRVGSKIGGHFVTGHVDGWGYLDTAAETGNAWEISFSVPNPKLARYLVPQGSIAVNGISLTVADCGDRGNWFRVAVIPVTYRETTLQYLRPGQAVNLEGDILGKYVERFLHRDASAAIPQGVAIDLDFLADHGYL
- a CDS encoding bifunctional nuclease family protein; the encoded protein is MIEMKVAGIALDAVSRSPVVLLRDTADRRALPIYIGADQAKSIINALENQVAPRPLTHDLFINLIDEWEMSLERVVIHALRDNTFYALLTLVHGDTRRELDARPSDAIAIALRADAPIWVMEEVIADASIPVDRDADEAEKQAFRDFISNLSPADFGQHKGRRPSNDPYENS
- a CDS encoding aldo/keto reductase; the protein is MHYRRFGTTNHHISTFSLGTMRCLASEDIFQQTVARALAQGINHIETARGYGQSERFLGRTLQALKVAPDTLVLTSKIPPSPDASSFDRHIDETLERLQVSQLDCLALHGINTWQHLDWIRHPQGCMQAAQAARDDGRIGHLGFSTHGFREVIATTIETGYFDFVNLHYYYFFQRHEPVIELAHHQDMGVFIISPADKGGMLYRPPDTLKALCHPFDPLLLTYRWLLSDPRVTTLSIGPAIPAEISQELATLDDGPLTEQEQAALDRLAARPTTALGADLCRQCYACLPCPEAIHIPEVLRLRTLAQAYDMTAFGQYRYGMFENAGHWFPGRKANRCTSCGDCLPRCPENLDIPTLLHQTHTQLQGPERRRLWG
- a CDS encoding polysaccharide deacetylase family protein gives rise to the protein MGLMILAIVLLVLAAGTLVLAQPRPLLRLIQALSPGVLFFVETSQPLVALTIDDGPDGETTPDILAVLARYQVTATFFLISSRVPGQGAVVTAMVAQGHELGNHLTEDRPSITLSRAEFTAALTAAHDCLAAFAAPRWLRPASGWYRPAMVDIAHRHGYGVALGAPFPFDTHIPSVDFACGQILTTIRPGSIIILHDGGQRGRRTLVVLERLLPVLQGRGYRVVSLSELVALAS
- a CDS encoding ferrochelatase, translated to MVTTPETRPYSDAPGSYPSDPSATERVAVLLMGYGEVESYEDFANYNEQALNLLTAKFAPVPTWIYPPLAKLLALFDRHEWSHQHGNFISPHNAIFERQRAGIEERLQAQWGERVKVFKAFNFCAPYLPDQMLSQIKQEGFDKLLIYPLLVVDSIFTSGIAVEQVNQALSQLTDGGEHWLKGIRYIPSFFDQPDYIDLCARLVEDKIQDYLAVAHLPSQTGIVLMNHGCPHQAKGFTSGITESQALYDRVRQRLIHRYPLMSVGWLNHDTPLIEWTQPNAMLAARNLMELGATAILFMPIGFATENHETLLDVEHIIETLRRQRPDVTYVQMPCVNDHDEFLTMAANWAQPLIEALLSEQALAVQPALATTQAQDYNGHSHDHGHSHDHDHHHGHHHHPH